The following are from one region of the Cetobacterium somerae genome:
- a CDS encoding NAD(P)/FAD-dependent oxidoreductase, giving the protein MYDIIFLGGGQAGVFGAYEAIKKNKDLKILVLDKGRMLTQRVCPKEKLGTCVKCPTCAIIYGVSGAGAFSDSKFNMDYRVGGDVHVLTGKVIVNETIQYVADIYKDFGFDEKPSGLEYNQVMLDLKKRCIENNVQLVDTPTMHLGTDGSRELYTKLVNSLLEKGVEFITERSAEGLIIENGEIKGVTVKNKKDEVENYFAKNVVIGLGRSGAKKLMEMCEESGVSYETGAVDLGVRVEIPDLVMKDINENFYEAKMIYHTTKYRDKMRTFCSNPSGFIAAEKHSDDVVLANGHAYKDKKSQNTNLALLCTKTFTQPFKQPFEYATAIAKMSSMLTGGKILMQSYGDLKVGRRSTDESIARLNIIPTTEDYVAGDIALACPKRILDNIIEFIEVHDKITPGFASSDLLLYFPEIKFRSTRIKIDANMETNIKGLYAAGDSSGYGSGLNIAAVMGILAVRHIISK; this is encoded by the coding sequence ATGTACGATATTATATTTTTAGGTGGAGGACAAGCTGGGGTTTTTGGAGCTTACGAAGCTATTAAAAAGAATAAGGATTTAAAGATTTTAGTTTTAGACAAAGGTAGAATGTTAACACAAAGAGTTTGTCCAAAAGAAAAGCTAGGAACATGTGTAAAGTGTCCAACTTGTGCAATAATTTATGGAGTTTCAGGAGCTGGAGCTTTCTCTGACTCTAAATTTAATATGGATTATAGAGTTGGTGGAGATGTTCATGTTTTAACTGGAAAAGTAATTGTAAATGAAACTATTCAATATGTAGCAGATATATATAAAGATTTTGGATTTGATGAAAAACCATCTGGTTTAGAGTATAATCAAGTTATGTTAGATTTAAAGAAAAGATGTATTGAAAATAATGTACAGTTAGTAGATACGCCAACAATGCACTTGGGAACAGATGGATCAAGAGAACTATATACAAAATTAGTAAATTCTTTATTAGAAAAAGGTGTAGAGTTTATAACTGAAAGGTCTGCTGAAGGATTAATAATAGAGAATGGTGAAATAAAAGGAGTAACTGTAAAAAATAAAAAAGATGAAGTTGAAAATTACTTTGCAAAAAATGTTGTAATTGGACTTGGAAGAAGTGGTGCAAAAAAACTGATGGAGATGTGTGAAGAGTCAGGAGTATCATATGAGACAGGTGCAGTTGATCTAGGTGTAAGAGTAGAGATACCTGATTTAGTAATGAAGGATATTAACGAAAATTTCTATGAAGCAAAGATGATTTATCATACAACAAAATATAGAGATAAAATGAGAACTTTCTGTTCAAATCCAAGTGGATTTATAGCTGCAGAAAAACATAGTGACGATGTAGTACTAGCAAATGGTCATGCATATAAAGATAAGAAATCTCAAAATACAAACTTAGCTTTATTATGTACAAAGACATTTACACAACCATTTAAGCAACCATTTGAATATGCAACTGCTATAGCGAAGATGTCGTCAATGCTAACTGGTGGTAAGATATTAATGCAATCTTACGGAGATTTAAAAGTAGGAAGAAGATCAACAGATGAGTCTATAGCTAGATTAAATATAATTCCAACAACAGAAGATTATGTAGCTGGGGATATAGCGCTAGCATGTCCAAAAAGAATCTTGGATAATATTATAGAGTTTATAGAAGTTCATGACAAAATAACTCCAGGGTTTGCATCAAGTGACTTATTGCTATATTTCCCTGAGATAAAATTTAGAAGTACAAGAATAAAAATAGATGCTAATATGGAAACGAATATAAAAGGATTATACGCAGCAGGAGACAGCTCGGGATACGGAAGTGGACTAAATATAGCTGCAGTAATGGGGATACTGGCGGTAAGACATATAATTTCTAAATAA
- the ftsY gene encoding signal recognition particle-docking protein FtsY, whose translation MGFFNKLFGRKKEDKVEEKEEKLEHEVIEEEIESLEELKEEKIDEEERIDEAVEKAIDDEKNEESTIENEEIKDEIVYIEKPKVEKRSFFTSLKEKLFKSREGLFGTLKNIFTGKSIVDGEMYEELEDTLVQSDIGIEMTLKIVKDLKAEVKARGVKKPEDVYPVLKDVLEGYLITENTKLDIQPGRMNVILIVGVNGVGKTTTIGKIAAKLVKDGKKVVIGAADTFRAAAVEQLEEWVKRAGAEIVKHPEGADPGAVVFDTLKAGEDKNADVVIIDTAGRLHNKNNLMKELEKINNIIKKKIGDQPYESILVLDGTTGQNGLIQARVFNEVTKLTGFIVTKLDGTAKGGILFSISEELKKPIKYIGVGEGIEDLREFNSKEYIQAIFD comes from the coding sequence ATGGGATTTTTTAATAAACTTTTCGGTAGAAAAAAAGAGGATAAAGTTGAAGAAAAAGAAGAAAAGTTAGAACACGAAGTGATAGAGGAAGAAATTGAATCACTTGAAGAGTTAAAAGAAGAAAAAATAGATGAAGAAGAAAGAATAGATGAAGCAGTAGAAAAAGCAATTGATGATGAAAAAAACGAAGAGTCAACAATAGAAAACGAAGAAATAAAAGATGAGATAGTGTACATAGAAAAACCAAAAGTTGAAAAGAGAAGCTTCTTCACATCTTTAAAAGAAAAGTTATTTAAATCAAGAGAAGGTTTATTTGGCACTTTGAAAAATATTTTTACGGGAAAATCAATAGTAGATGGAGAAATGTATGAAGAATTAGAAGATACATTAGTACAATCAGATATTGGTATTGAAATGACTTTAAAAATAGTAAAGGATTTAAAAGCAGAAGTAAAAGCTAGAGGAGTTAAAAAGCCAGAGGATGTATATCCAGTCTTAAAAGATGTATTAGAGGGATATTTAATTACAGAAAATACTAAATTAGATATTCAACCTGGAAGAATGAATGTGATTCTAATAGTGGGAGTAAATGGTGTTGGAAAAACAACAACTATTGGAAAAATTGCGGCTAAGCTGGTAAAAGATGGTAAAAAAGTTGTAATAGGTGCAGCTGATACATTTAGAGCAGCTGCAGTTGAGCAATTAGAAGAGTGGGTAAAAAGAGCAGGAGCAGAAATTGTAAAGCATCCAGAAGGAGCAGATCCAGGAGCAGTTGTCTTTGATACCTTAAAGGCTGGAGAAGACAAAAATGCTGATGTTGTAATTATTGATACAGCAGGAAGATTACATAATAAAAATAATCTGATGAAGGAATTAGAAAAAATAAATAATATTATAAAGAAAAAAATAGGAGACCAACCTTACGAGTCAATTTTAGTTTTAGATGGAACTACAGGACAAAATGGACTGATTCAAGCAAGAGTATTTAACGAAGTGACAAAATTAACAGGATTTATTGTTACTAAATTAGATGGAACGGCCAAGGGTGGAATACTATTTAGTATCT